A stretch of the Nitrospirota bacterium genome encodes the following:
- a CDS encoding PilN domain-containing protein, with translation MIKINLLPYKKKKKKPKPLPGFLIMCILLLAVSVTAGLIYDLYFLKSKIASLEGRKAENAKKIVQLGEKITEVQDFEKLNKQFTDRKNIIESLRKNQNLPVRILDEMSNTLTEGIWLTGMSIDNLNINIDGVGFTNPEIVAFVQKLKSSPLFTEVYLHGTTKSSAEGIEVFTFKITLQAKG, from the coding sequence ATGATAAAAATAAACCTACTTCCTTATAAAAAGAAAAAGAAAAAGCCCAAACCCCTGCCTGGCTTCTTAATAATGTGTATCCTCCTTTTAGCGGTCTCCGTAACAGCAGGGCTGATTTATGACCTTTATTTCCTTAAATCAAAGATAGCCTCCCTTGAGGGTCGCAAGGCTGAGAATGCAAAAAAGATTGTCCAGCTCGGAGAAAAGATTACGGAGGTTCAGGACTTTGAAAAGCTTAATAAGCAATTTACCGATAGGAAAAACATTATTGAGTCTTTAAGGAAGAACCAGAACCTTCCGGTCAGAATTTTAGATGAGATGAGCAACACCCTCACAGAAGGCATCTGGCTTACAGGCATGTCAATAGACAACCTGAACATAAACATCGATGGTGTCGGATTTACTAACCCGGAAATCGTTGCATTTGTGCAGAAACTGAAGTCCTCACCCCTTTTTACAGAGGTTTATCTACATGGCACTACAAAGTCTTCTGCCGAAGGTATAGAGGTCTTTACATTCAAGATAACACTACAGGCAAAGGGTTAA
- the pilO gene encoding type 4a pilus biogenesis protein PilO, translated as MAIKIDIKNLPKTVKIIIAVLPALIFIGVYIYFAILPKHKQINGLKQEISKQENNITESQRKAEKLDELKAENQRLKERLTELGKQLPTEKEISPLLTLVSDLGTKSGLNIISWKPSRWTPHPSGIVFEVPVSVEITGSYHKLASFFSKLTLLDRIVNIINIRLGGPRVVGEEAILGVSFSAVTFTNATEGGAPK; from the coding sequence ATGGCTATAAAGATAGATATAAAAAACCTTCCGAAGACAGTCAAGATAATAATAGCAGTTCTTCCTGCTTTGATTTTCATTGGTGTTTATATATACTTTGCCATTCTTCCGAAGCACAAACAGATAAATGGACTCAAGCAGGAGATTTCCAAGCAGGAAAACAATATAACCGAGAGTCAGCGAAAAGCAGAAAAGCTCGATGAGCTAAAGGCTGAAAACCAGAGGCTCAAAGAGAGGCTTACCGAGCTCGGAAAACAGCTTCCAACTGAAAAAGAGATATCCCCACTCCTGACTCTGGTCTCTGACCTTGGAACAAAGTCGGGTCTGAACATAATATCATGGAAGCCCTCTCGGTGGACACCACATCCAAGCGGAATAGTCTTTGAAGTTCCTGTTTCAGTTGAGATTACAGGCTCTTACCATAAACTCGCATCTTTCTTTAGCAAGCTAACGCTTCTTGACAGGATTGTCAACATAATCAATATCAGGCTCGGAGGCCCAAGGGTTGTAGGCGAGGAAGCAATTCTCGGCGTGAGCTTTTCTGCAGTTACATTTACTAATGCGACTGAAGGAGGTGCTCCCAAATGA
- a CDS encoding pilus assembly protein PilP, protein MRRWVVLIVSISLLCVTVTVAEERKQEERQTQQPLAQQAQEEQELKVEKQHYIYNAAGRRDPFLSIIVAQRDAEKKKQADKRLLPPMEKFDLSQFTLIAIVWNIKEVYAVVKLPDGKFYNLKEGMNVGVNDGVIISITPDTVIVREKTVDFRGKVTPKDRTLKLR, encoded by the coding sequence ATGAGAAGGTGGGTAGTGCTGATTGTATCTATTTCCCTTCTGTGCGTTACTGTTACTGTGGCAGAGGAGAGAAAACAGGAGGAAAGACAGACACAACAGCCTCTGGCGCAACAGGCTCAGGAGGAGCAGGAACTTAAAGTGGAAAAACAGCATTATATATATAATGCAGCTGGAAGGCGGGACCCATTCCTTTCCATAATAGTAGCGCAGAGGGATGCGGAAAAAAAGAAACAGGCTGATAAAAGGCTCCTGCCTCCTATGGAAAAGTTTGACCTTAGCCAGTTCACTCTTATTGCCATAGTATGGAACATAAAGGAAGTCTATGCAGTTGTTAAGCTTCCAGACGGAAAGTTTTATAATCTAAAAGAGGGCATGAATGTAGGCGTTAACGACGGCGTGATTATAAGCATTACTCCTGACACAGTGATTGTCAGAGAAAAGACGGTAGACTTTAGAGGGAAAGTAACACCAAAGGATAGAACATTAAAACTCCGATAA
- the pilQ gene encoding type IV pilus secretin PilQ has product MRKKAYFIILLTALITGLMSVQSAIAEETPVLTSIDVKDNVVELKASSAFIYTMYKPSDPYLVVVELPGVGAGNISKRITSDKKGISEIKLSEIGPPTSALKVEILLESPADLVPVYQGNSLILTVKDAPILAKEPYPETMPSDVSGKETVEVLSGEPATEIQTVGFEYAEKTLRLVIKGDGKMQPAVYSFEDKIVLDIPNVSMKATLPGTVVAPIKSLRYGMHKDMVRIVVDLKEKADFNTLSEQNSIVIAFRVKEAPLGMAPAEEEISLVEKEKLPIEQRIPPKETKYEGKLINLDFQNADIVPIFRLLADMNNYNSIIHPAVSGTVTLKLINVPWDQALDIILELTNFDKQIDGNILSIAPGGFFAKRKDEERKRLEAQIKEDPLIEESVPLSYTGTAEIKTLIEEKKLLSTRGSISIHPGENTIMIRDTEKKINDVKEFIEKVDTPVPQVMIEAKIVEVSSDYSRTLGIRWSGTHTPTTKALHEVGTMNFSVNTPLTAVTGEGGVAQLSIGTGNTTTISMSLAAAEVVGKLKKLANPRVLTMNKKSASIQQGVQIPVQTTTAEGSTTVFVNANLSLNVTPTIKADTVQLEVSVNNDTPVNVGGATGINTQSVKTEAVVRDGETLVIGGIYTNSADKGEVGVPFLSKIPIIGWLFKTKTEKSTTKELLIFITPTIIKTTTLMQ; this is encoded by the coding sequence ATGAGAAAAAAAGCATACTTTATTATTTTATTAACCGCTCTGATAACTGGTCTCATGTCAGTTCAATCTGCCATAGCCGAGGAGACCCCTGTCCTTACATCCATCGATGTGAAGGACAATGTAGTAGAGCTGAAGGCAAGTTCTGCCTTTATCTATACAATGTATAAGCCTTCTGACCCATATCTGGTAGTCGTGGAATTGCCAGGTGTTGGTGCTGGAAACATAAGCAAGAGGATAACCTCCGATAAAAAGGGAATCTCGGAGATAAAGCTCTCAGAGATAGGTCCTCCTACATCTGCCCTGAAAGTAGAGATACTCCTTGAATCCCCTGCTGATTTAGTGCCGGTTTATCAGGGCAATTCCCTCATATTGACTGTAAAAGATGCCCCGATTTTGGCTAAAGAGCCTTATCCAGAAACCATGCCCTCTGATGTATCAGGCAAGGAAACAGTGGAAGTTCTTAGTGGCGAGCCTGCAACAGAGATTCAGACCGTAGGGTTTGAGTATGCCGAAAAGACATTGAGATTGGTTATCAAAGGCGATGGAAAAATGCAGCCAGCAGTGTATTCATTCGAGGATAAAATCGTACTGGACATCCCGAATGTTTCCATGAAGGCAACACTACCTGGGACCGTCGTGGCACCTATAAAGAGTCTCAGATATGGAATGCATAAAGACATGGTAAGGATTGTTGTTGACCTGAAAGAAAAGGCAGACTTCAATACACTATCAGAGCAAAACTCCATTGTCATAGCCTTCAGGGTCAAAGAGGCTCCGTTAGGCATGGCACCAGCAGAAGAAGAGATTTCTTTAGTAGAGAAAGAAAAGCTTCCAATAGAGCAAAGGATTCCTCCTAAGGAGACAAAGTATGAAGGGAAGCTCATAAACTTAGATTTTCAGAACGCAGACATAGTGCCTATATTCAGATTACTTGCCGATATGAACAACTATAACAGCATAATACACCCTGCTGTGTCAGGAACAGTAACGCTTAAGCTCATAAATGTTCCATGGGATCAGGCATTGGACATTATTTTAGAGCTTACCAACTTTGACAAGCAAATAGATGGTAATATCCTAAGTATTGCGCCTGGAGGGTTTTTTGCAAAGAGAAAAGATGAAGAAAGAAAACGATTGGAAGCCCAAATAAAGGAGGACCCACTTATAGAGGAGTCCGTACCGCTCAGCTATACAGGTACGGCTGAGATAAAAACGCTGATAGAAGAAAAAAAGCTTTTGAGCACAAGAGGCAGTATTTCTATACATCCAGGGGAAAACACCATTATGATAAGGGACACGGAGAAAAAAATTAATGATGTGAAGGAATTCATCGAAAAGGTAGATACCCCTGTGCCACAGGTTATGATTGAGGCAAAGATAGTAGAGGTAAGCTCAGACTACTCAAGGACTTTGGGCATAAGATGGTCAGGAACACATACACCTACAACTAAGGCTCTTCACGAGGTTGGCACTATGAATTTCTCTGTTAACACGCCTCTGACAGCTGTTACAGGTGAGGGTGGCGTTGCTCAGCTTTCTATTGGAACAGGCAATACAACAACGATAAGTATGTCTCTTGCGGCAGCAGAGGTTGTGGGGAAACTGAAAAAACTCGCAAATCCAAGGGTCCTTACTATGAACAAAAAGTCAGCATCGATTCAACAGGGTGTGCAGATTCCTGTTCAGACAACAACTGCCGAAGGCTCTACAACCGTGTTTGTTAATGCAAACCTGAGCCTTAATGTGACCCCAACTATTAAGGCAGACACTGTCCAGCTTGAAGTCAGTGTGAACAACGATACCCCTGTGAATGTTGGAGGTGCAACTGGAATCAATACCCAGTCTGTTAAGACAGAGGCAGTTGTTAGAGATGGCGAGACACTCGTTATAGGTGGCATTTACACAAACTCGGCTGATAAAGGCGAGGTAGGCGTTCCGTTCCTGAGCAAGATTCCCATCATAGGCTGGCTGTTTAAGACAAAGACAGAGAAATCTACCACAAAGGAGCTTTTGATATTTATAACTCCTACGATTATTAAGACAACTACTCTGATGCAGTAA
- the malQ gene encoding 4-alpha-glucanotransferase, with protein sequence MPYRALRDCHTSQRRKKNKTRISVNDLPPDKLINELSELYGIVPYYFDMWGNKHVTSIKTKSALLKAIDVEVSEDELLQRRLKPWNRFIEPSMVVSVACQPVSIAIHLKCDEADEKALLITYSLKDEKGNTDEMSLEGISPTAINVINGIRYVRVKLPLKDKLAIGYYDVAVQCNGIKGVMRLIISPDECFSPEGRTWGITLNLYSLRSKRNWGIGDLIDLRDFVEGTVRLGGGFIGINPLHAIPNEPPFGISPYYPISRLYRNLIYIGMDEVSDYKESPSTVKPDLPDLPDLIDYREVAKLKEKALREGFSYFYDNHYISDTLRGLEFKNYVKEQGMALERFSVFMAIGKEKGNIYDMRQWHPALRDPESPETHKFKKNHGREILFYQYIQWQIDKQLEAVSKRANELGMRIGLYNDLAVGSAKGGFDAWAYREVLGEAVSVGAPPDSFNPNGQDWGVCPFIPEKLKESGYEPFLRVIRENLRHGGALRIDHALGLFRVFLVPEGMSPKEGAYLRYPSEDLLRIIALESVRNKAVIIAEDLGTVTEEAREALRRFKMLSYRLFYFERRWPSRDFLPPGSYPEVALTSVTTHDLPTLYGFWIGRDIEVKGVLGLYPNSSLRDRDIEERKTDKALILEEVNLFLPEGFPQDAESIPEMTSPLCLSVYRFLAQTPCKLVAVSLDDIIGVLNQQNLPGTVDEYPNWRQRHPLEVSAILSDERLMELASVFKDMAFTASE encoded by the coding sequence ATGCCATATAGAGCCCTCAGGGATTGCCATACTTCCCAGAGGCGGAAGAAAAACAAGACCCGAATAAGTGTGAATGACCTACCGCCAGATAAACTCATAAACGAGCTCTCGGAGCTTTATGGCATTGTCCCTTATTACTTTGACATGTGGGGAAATAAGCATGTCACATCCATTAAAACAAAGTCTGCACTCCTTAAGGCAATAGATGTTGAGGTCTCTGAAGATGAACTCCTTCAGAGAAGGTTAAAACCATGGAACAGATTCATAGAGCCTTCGATGGTCGTATCGGTTGCCTGCCAACCGGTTTCGATTGCAATCCATCTGAAGTGTGATGAGGCAGATGAAAAAGCTCTACTGATTACTTATTCCCTGAAAGACGAAAAGGGAAACACGGATGAGATGAGCCTCGAGGGGATTTCCCCTACTGCTATAAATGTGATAAATGGCATAAGATATGTCAGAGTGAAACTGCCGCTTAAGGATAAATTGGCAATTGGGTATTATGATGTGGCAGTCCAATGTAATGGGATTAAAGGTGTAATGAGGCTTATAATCAGCCCTGATGAATGCTTTAGCCCGGAAGGCAGAACATGGGGAATTACACTTAATCTTTATTCACTTCGCTCAAAAAGAAATTGGGGTATAGGAGACCTCATAGACCTGAGGGACTTTGTCGAGGGAACTGTAAGATTAGGAGGCGGGTTCATTGGCATCAATCCCCTTCATGCTATCCCGAATGAGCCTCCTTTTGGTATAAGTCCATATTATCCTATAAGCAGGCTTTACAGGAATCTTATCTACATTGGCATGGATGAGGTTTCTGATTACAAAGAATCTCCTTCAACCGTAAAGCCCGACCTACCTGACCTACCAGACCTAATCGATTACAGGGAAGTGGCAAAGCTCAAAGAAAAGGCTCTAAGGGAAGGTTTTTCTTATTTTTACGATAATCATTATATTTCAGATACATTAAGGGGGCTTGAATTCAAAAACTATGTCAAAGAACAGGGGATGGCTTTGGAGAGATTTTCAGTATTCATGGCAATAGGCAAAGAAAAGGGCAATATATACGATATGAGGCAGTGGCATCCAGCCTTAAGAGACCCTGAGAGTCCTGAGACACATAAGTTTAAGAAAAATCATGGCAGAGAAATCCTCTTTTATCAGTATATCCAGTGGCAAATAGACAAACAGCTTGAGGCAGTCTCAAAGAGGGCAAATGAGCTTGGTATGCGGATTGGACTTTACAATGACCTTGCAGTTGGCTCTGCAAAAGGCGGATTCGATGCATGGGCATACAGGGAAGTCTTAGGAGAGGCAGTAAGTGTTGGGGCTCCACCCGATTCGTTTAACCCGAATGGTCAGGACTGGGGGGTCTGCCCATTCATACCCGAAAAGCTCAAGGAATCCGGTTATGAGCCTTTCCTTAGGGTTATCAGGGAAAACCTAAGACACGGAGGTGCCTTGAGGATTGACCACGCATTGGGCTTATTCAGGGTCTTTCTTGTGCCAGAGGGGATGAGCCCTAAAGAGGGTGCCTATTTGAGATACCCATCAGAGGACCTTCTGAGAATCATTGCACTTGAAAGTGTAAGGAACAAAGCAGTAATCATAGCAGAAGACCTTGGGACAGTGACAGAGGAAGCCCGAGAGGCTTTAAGAAGGTTCAAGATGCTTTCCTACAGGTTGTTTTATTTTGAAAGGAGATGGCCATCGAGGGATTTCCTTCCTCCTGGGTCCTATCCTGAGGTGGCACTAACAAGCGTGACTACACATGACCTACCAACACTTTATGGCTTCTGGATTGGCAGGGACATTGAGGTTAAAGGAGTCCTCGGATTATACCCCAATAGTAGCCTTAGAGATAGGGATATAGAAGAAAGAAAGACTGATAAGGCTCTGATTCTTGAGGAAGTTAACCTTTTTTTGCCAGAAGGATTTCCACAAGATGCAGAATCCATTCCTGAGATGACTTCTCCTCTTTGCCTTTCGGTTTATAGATTTCTGGCTCAAACACCTTGTAAGTTAGTGGCAGTCAGCTTAGACGATATAATCGGAGTTCTGAACCAGCAAAATCTGCCCGGCACTGTGGATGAATACCCGAACTGGCGGCAGAGACACCCTCTTGAGGTTTCTGCAATCCTCTCGGATGAGAGGCTCATGGAACTTGCCAGTGTATTTAAAGACATGGCTTTTACTGCATCAGAGTAG
- a CDS encoding glucose-1-phosphate adenylyltransferase — protein sequence MAHPKILSFVLAGGKGERLFPLTAMRSKPSVPFGGRYRIVDFVLSNLVNSHIYSIYLLVQYKSQSLIEHIRQNWVLSPVIRNHFVAVVPPQMRMGPEWFQGTADAIFQNINLIRQHNPELVLVFGADHIYRMDIRQMIDFHVEHDADVTVAARPVPLREASAFGVIASLPDGRITEFQEKPKKPTPMPSDPTRAYVSMGNYIFSRDVLLHALATSQRKKQHDFGTHILPELVHTEKLFAYDFATNQIPGTKPYEEVGYWRDIGTIEAFFKAHMDMLGPAPAFELNNIHWPIFPGGYVGTSTKILKGTIRNSLIADGVTIHKAKIQNSIIRSNVIIMDGASVEDSIIMDNVVLKKNCKLKRVIIDKLNIIEEGDDIGFDPAKDRFRCHIEPSGIAILPRGGRKTRPE from the coding sequence ATGGCACACCCAAAGATTCTTTCATTTGTTCTTGCAGGTGGAAAGGGCGAGAGGCTTTTCCCTCTTACTGCAATGCGCTCAAAGCCCTCTGTGCCTTTTGGAGGAAGATACAGGATTGTGGACTTTGTCCTAAGCAACCTTGTGAACTCCCATATATACTCCATATATCTCTTAGTGCAGTATAAATCCCAGTCCCTTATAGAGCACATTAGACAGAACTGGGTGTTGTCGCCTGTTATCAGGAATCATTTCGTAGCAGTAGTGCCTCCCCAGATGCGGATGGGTCCTGAGTGGTTTCAGGGCACTGCCGATGCTATATTTCAAAACATAAATCTCATAAGACAGCATAATCCCGAGCTTGTCTTAGTGTTTGGCGCAGACCACATATACAGAATGGACATTCGCCAGATGATAGATTTCCATGTTGAACATGACGCAGATGTCACGGTTGCGGCAAGACCTGTGCCCTTAAGGGAGGCATCGGCATTTGGAGTTATTGCCTCCCTGCCTGACGGAAGGATTACCGAGTTTCAGGAAAAACCCAAAAAGCCTACACCCATGCCCTCTGACCCAACACGAGCATATGTGTCAATGGGCAATTATATATTTAGCAGGGATGTGCTCCTTCATGCACTTGCAACCTCGCAGAGAAAAAAACAGCATGACTTTGGCACTCATATCCTGCCTGAGCTTGTCCATACAGAGAAACTCTTTGCATATGATTTTGCAACAAACCAAATCCCGGGCACAAAGCCCTATGAAGAGGTCGGATACTGGCGCGACATTGGAACCATAGAGGCATTCTTCAAGGCTCATATGGACATGCTGGGACCAGCACCTGCTTTTGAGCTCAATAATATACACTGGCCCATATTCCCCGGAGGATATGTTGGGACTTCTACAAAAATCCTGAAAGGCACTATCCGAAACAGCCTCATAGCAGATGGTGTTACCATCCATAAGGCAAAAATCCAAAACTCCATAATCAGAAGCAATGTGATTATTATGGATGGAGCAAGCGTTGAGGATTCCATTATAATGGACAATGTAGTGCTTAAGAAAAACTGCAAGCTCAAACGGGTGATTATAGATAAGCTAAACATTATCGAAGAAGGCGACGACATTGGCTTTGACCCTGCCAAAGACAGATTCAGATGCCATATAGAGCCCTCAGGGATTGCCATACTTCCCAGAGGCGGAAGAAAAACAAGACCCGAATAA
- a CDS encoding thioredoxin fold domain-containing protein — protein MKKVLAKTKDIVFFIKLYPLPMHPTAYEKAKSIVCEKSLKALENAFEGKPLPKATCKSEEVDNNINLAKEFGITGTPAIILPDGSVIVSLVPADSLIQLVTGNWGK, from the coding sequence ATGAAGAAGGTTCTGGCAAAAACAAAGGATATAGTGTTTTTTATAAAGCTCTATCCACTTCCAATGCATCCCACTGCTTATGAGAAGGCAAAGTCCATCGTGTGCGAGAAGTCCCTGAAGGCACTTGAAAATGCATTCGAGGGGAAACCTCTTCCAAAAGCCACATGTAAATCCGAAGAAGTTGACAACAATATCAATCTTGCAAAGGAATTCGGCATTACAGGCACACCTGCTATAATCCTTCCAGATGGCTCTGTAATTGTCAGCCTCGTTCCAGCAGATTCGCTTATCCAGCTTGTTACTGGCAACTGGGGTAAGTAA